One window from the genome of Epinephelus fuscoguttatus linkage group LG3, E.fuscoguttatus.final_Chr_v1 encodes:
- the LOC125886589 gene encoding ras-related protein Rab-33B-like isoform X2 produces the protein MSIIPHFSPQHHHQLQLWDTAGQERFRKSMVQHYYRNVHAVLFVYDVTCPASFRSLTSWIEECRQNSLGQEFPRFLVGNKSDLRDSSKTDSQDKVDDIVVAVGAKLKRQKKPLAANPSAYGSFKVMSKKRAEKELWTCC, from the exons ATGTCAATAATCCCTCACTTTTCcccccaacaccaccaccagctcCAGCTGTGGGATACAGCAGGACAGGAGCGTTTCCGTAAGTCTATGGTGCAACACTACTATCGTAATGTCCATGCCGTGCTCTTCGTATATGATGTCACCTGCCCTGCCAGCTTCAGAAGCCTAACTTCCTGGATAGAAGAGTGCAGGCAGAACTCCCTCGGGCAAGAATTCCCCAG GTTCTTGGTGGGTAATAAGAGTGACCTCCGTGATTCCAGCAAGACTGACAGCCAG GATAAGGTGGATGACATCGTTGTTGCTGTTGGTGCCAAACTGAAGAGACAGAAGAAACCTTTAGCAGCAAACCCCTCGGCGTACGGCTCCTTTAAAGTCATGAGCAAGAAGAGAGCAGAGAAGGAGCTGTGGACTTGCTGCTGA
- the LOC125886589 gene encoding ras-related protein Rab-33B-like isoform X1 — MSIIPHFSPQHHHQLQLWDTAGQERFRKSMVQHYYRNVHAVLFVYDVTCPASFRSLTSWIEECRQNSLGQEFPRFLVGNKSDLRDSSKTDSQVSKEQAISFAKANGMMCFETSAKNPLNKYGNAQKGDGELLCQQDKVDDIVVAVGAKLKRQKKPLAANPSAYGSFKVMSKKRAEKELWTCC; from the exons ATGTCAATAATCCCTCACTTTTCcccccaacaccaccaccagctcCAGCTGTGGGATACAGCAGGACAGGAGCGTTTCCGTAAGTCTATGGTGCAACACTACTATCGTAATGTCCATGCCGTGCTCTTCGTATATGATGTCACCTGCCCTGCCAGCTTCAGAAGCCTAACTTCCTGGATAGAAGAGTGCAGGCAGAACTCCCTCGGGCAAGAATTCCCCAG GTTCTTGGTGGGTAATAAGAGTGACCTCCGTGATTCCAGCAAGACTGACAGCCAGGTGAGCAAGGAGCAGGCGATAAGCTTCGCCAAAGCCAACGGCATGATGTGTTTTGAGACGTCCGCGAAGAACCCCCTTAACAAATATGGGAATGCTCAGAAAGGTGACGGGGAGCTTCTGTGTCAGCAGGATAAGGTGGATGACATCGTTGTTGCTGTTGGTGCCAAACTGAAGAGACAGAAGAAACCTTTAGCAGCAAACCCCTCGGCGTACGGCTCCTTTAAAGTCATGAGCAAGAAGAGAGCAGAGAAGGAGCTGTGGACTTGCTGCTGA
- the LOC125886582 gene encoding transcriptional regulatory protein AlgP-like isoform X2, translating into MFCRRALQRVGPLARRAFKPTPRNVPVRHMAFGIPGGSSNMAYFVLCGGGLTAAAVYAYKAANGDSVRHEDAVASMSSTEKAPAAEAAPEVAAPAADPAPVEVSVPAAEVITEVATESVPAPAEPVAETAAEPVAETTAEPVVEAVCEAAAVASEVVIAEAAAEPAVTEEAAPPAVVEAVPEAAPVTVEVTATEETPAEAPAVEAPAAESAGTAAVALDEVPPAPPAEAETGPAAPEAEATPAAEVAA; encoded by the exons ATGTTCTGCAGACGGGCTTTGCAGAGAGTCGGGCCTCTGGCACGAAGGGCTTTCAAACCAACACCCAGAAATG TTCCAGTGCGACACATGGCCTTTGGAATCCCTGGTGGCTCCAGCAACATGGCGTACTTTGTTCTGTGCGGAGGAGGCCTCACTGCTGCAGCCGTCTAT GCTTACAAGGCAGCCAATGGTGATAGTGTGCGCCATGAGGATGCAGTTGCCAGCATGTCCTCCACAGAAAAGG CTCCTGCAGCTGAGGCAGCACCAGAAGTAGCAGCTCCTGCAGCTGACCCTGCCCCAGTGGAGGTGTCAGTGCCAGCCGCAGAGGTCATCACAGAAGTTGCCACAGAGTCTGTCCCTGCTCCTGCAGAACCTGTGGCAGAGACCGCCGCAGAACCTGTGGCAGAGACCACCGCCGAACCTGTTGTCGAGGCAGTGTGTGAAGCAGCCGCCGTGGCCTCTGAGGTGGTCATTGCTGAGGCTGCAGCTGAGCCAGCAGTCACAGAAGAAGCTGCCCCACCAGCAGTGGTAGAGGCAGTTCCAGAAGCTGCTCCTGTCACTGTGGAAGTCACTGCCACGGAGGAGACACCAGCAGAGGCCCCTGCCGTCGAAGCCCCTGCAGCAGAGAGTGCTGGTACGGCAGCAGTAGCACTAGATGAAGTCCCTCCTGCTCCCCCTGCTGAGGCAGAGACTGGCCCTGCAGCCCCTGAGGCTGAGGCCACCCCTGCTGCTGAGGTGGCTGCATAA
- the LOC125886582 gene encoding nematocyst expressed protein 3-like isoform X1, producing the protein MFCRRALQRVGPLARRAFKPTPRNAVPVRHMAFGIPGGSSNMAYFVLCGGGLTAAAVYAYKAANGDSVRHEDAVASMSSTEKAPAAEAAPEVAAPAADPAPVEVSVPAAEVITEVATESVPAPAEPVAETAAEPVAETTAEPVVEAVCEAAAVASEVVIAEAAAEPAVTEEAAPPAVVEAVPEAAPVTVEVTATEETPAEAPAVEAPAAESAGTAAVALDEVPPAPPAEAETGPAAPEAEATPAAEVAA; encoded by the exons ATGTTCTGCAGACGGGCTTTGCAGAGAGTCGGGCCTCTGGCACGAAGGGCTTTCAAACCAACACCCAGAAATG CAGTTCCAGTGCGACACATGGCCTTTGGAATCCCTGGTGGCTCCAGCAACATGGCGTACTTTGTTCTGTGCGGAGGAGGCCTCACTGCTGCAGCCGTCTAT GCTTACAAGGCAGCCAATGGTGATAGTGTGCGCCATGAGGATGCAGTTGCCAGCATGTCCTCCACAGAAAAGG CTCCTGCAGCTGAGGCAGCACCAGAAGTAGCAGCTCCTGCAGCTGACCCTGCCCCAGTGGAGGTGTCAGTGCCAGCCGCAGAGGTCATCACAGAAGTTGCCACAGAGTCTGTCCCTGCTCCTGCAGAACCTGTGGCAGAGACCGCCGCAGAACCTGTGGCAGAGACCACCGCCGAACCTGTTGTCGAGGCAGTGTGTGAAGCAGCCGCCGTGGCCTCTGAGGTGGTCATTGCTGAGGCTGCAGCTGAGCCAGCAGTCACAGAAGAAGCTGCCCCACCAGCAGTGGTAGAGGCAGTTCCAGAAGCTGCTCCTGTCACTGTGGAAGTCACTGCCACGGAGGAGACACCAGCAGAGGCCCCTGCCGTCGAAGCCCCTGCAGCAGAGAGTGCTGGTACGGCAGCAGTAGCACTAGATGAAGTCCCTCCTGCTCCCCCTGCTGAGGCAGAGACTGGCCCTGCAGCCCCTGAGGCTGAGGCCACCCCTGCTGCTGAGGTGGCTGCATAA
- the LOC125886578 gene encoding uncharacterized protein LOC125886578 isoform X2, with protein MSLSHYFMSSLCTSESLPDLLTAVKILTGSTVEIAAASVGETTLVKAVQKIEDDGKGLDFTLEVVEPEVLEATTEVGAKEAAGDEAADEENEEGLKSAEPDVESPAAEELAEDETSGSVAADEEAASFLSEEPTTSAPTVEEVGEVESEDQAAVPEAVSEEAVSTEASPENAVLAEDTTPAEEATNTAEAASVDVTTPAAETSVEEATVEASAEETVEAEATHSAAAAIVDSTQLAAASSGSDLEVLSAAEAESTSEAPVHEVKQCHSCHSAPLAAEDVAPPAALGGQLASEEAADITLEVKEAVSLVEGQTTETMVAMTTQS; from the exons atgtctctaaGCCACTACTTCATGTCCTCCCTCTGTACTTCAGAGTCTCTGCCAGATCTCCTCACAGCTGTGAAGATCTTGACAGGCTCTACAGTTGAGATCGCCGCAGCTTCCGTGGGAGAGACCACCCTGGTAAAAGCTGTCCAGAAAATAGAGGACGATGGAAAAGGTTTGGACTTCACACTGGAGGTGGTAGAGCCAGAGGTCCTGGAGGCAACCACAGAGGTGGGAGCTAAAGAAGCAGCAGGTGATGAGGCAGCTGATGAAGAAAATGAGGAGGGGCTGAAGTCTGCAGAGCCTGATGTGGAATCTCCCGCTGCTGAAGAGCTTGCTGAAGATGAAACATCTGGTTCTGTTGCAGCAGATGAGGAGGCAGCCTCTTTTCTGTCTGAGGAACCTACAACCTCAGCCCCAACAGTGGAGGAGGTGGGTGAGGTTGAGTCTGAAGATCAGGCTGCGGTCCCTGAAGCTGTATCAGAGGAGGCTGTCTCTACAGAGGCCTCACCTGAAAATGCTGTTCTTGCCGAGGACACTACACCAGCTGAGGAGGCCACCAACACTGCTGAAGCTGCCTCAGTGGATGTGACGACACCTGCTGCTGAGACATCAGTGGAGGAGGCAACAGTTGAAGCATCAGCAGAGGAAACAGTTGAAGCCGAGGCAAcgcacagtgcagcagcagcaattgTGGACTCAACTCAGCTGGCAGCAGCCTCCTCTGGGTCAGACCTAGAGGTCCTTTCAGCTGCGGAAGCAGAATCTACATCAGAGGCTCCAGTACACGAGGTCAAGCAATGCCACTCCTGCCACTCTGCTCCACTCGCAGCAGAGGACGTGGCGCCACCTGCTGCTTTGGGAGGGCAGCTGGCCAGTGAAGAAGCTGCGGATATAACATTGGAGGTCAAGGAGGCAGTGTCACTGGTGGAAGGACAAA CCACAGAGACTATGGTTGCGATGACGACCCAGTCATGA
- the LOC125886578 gene encoding uncharacterized protein LOC125886578 isoform X1, with protein sequence MSLSHYFMSSLCTSESLPDLLTAVKILTGSTVEIAAASVGETTLVKAVQKIEDDGKGLDFTLEVVEPEVLEATTEVGAKEAAGDEAADEENEEGLKSAEPDVESPAAEELAEDETSGSVAADEEAASFLSEEPTTSAPTVEEVGEVESEDQAAVPEAVSEEAVSTEASPENAVLAEDTTPAEEATNTAEAASVDVTTPAAETSVEEATVEASAEETVEAEATHSAAAAIVDSTQLAAASSGSDLEVLSAAEAESTSEAPVHEVKQCHSCHSAPLAAEDVAPPAALGGQLASEEAADITLEVKEAVSLVEGQKPKVSVWTVKSCSVM encoded by the exons atgtctctaaGCCACTACTTCATGTCCTCCCTCTGTACTTCAGAGTCTCTGCCAGATCTCCTCACAGCTGTGAAGATCTTGACAGGCTCTACAGTTGAGATCGCCGCAGCTTCCGTGGGAGAGACCACCCTGGTAAAAGCTGTCCAGAAAATAGAGGACGATGGAAAAGGTTTGGACTTCACACTGGAGGTGGTAGAGCCAGAGGTCCTGGAGGCAACCACAGAGGTGGGAGCTAAAGAAGCAGCAGGTGATGAGGCAGCTGATGAAGAAAATGAGGAGGGGCTGAAGTCTGCAGAGCCTGATGTGGAATCTCCCGCTGCTGAAGAGCTTGCTGAAGATGAAACATCTGGTTCTGTTGCAGCAGATGAGGAGGCAGCCTCTTTTCTGTCTGAGGAACCTACAACCTCAGCCCCAACAGTGGAGGAGGTGGGTGAGGTTGAGTCTGAAGATCAGGCTGCGGTCCCTGAAGCTGTATCAGAGGAGGCTGTCTCTACAGAGGCCTCACCTGAAAATGCTGTTCTTGCCGAGGACACTACACCAGCTGAGGAGGCCACCAACACTGCTGAAGCTGCCTCAGTGGATGTGACGACACCTGCTGCTGAGACATCAGTGGAGGAGGCAACAGTTGAAGCATCAGCAGAGGAAACAGTTGAAGCCGAGGCAAcgcacagtgcagcagcagcaattgTGGACTCAACTCAGCTGGCAGCAGCCTCCTCTGGGTCAGACCTAGAGGTCCTTTCAGCTGCGGAAGCAGAATCTACATCAGAGGCTCCAGTACACGAGGTCAAGCAATGCCACTCCTGCCACTCTGCTCCACTCGCAGCAGAGGACGTGGCGCCACCTGCTGCTTTGGGAGGGCAGCTGGCCAGTGAAGAAGCTGCGGATATAACATTGGAGGTCAAGGAGGCAGTGTCACTGGTGGAAGGACAAA AGCCAAAGGTGTCTGTCTGGACTGTAAAAAGCTGCTCAGTGATGTAA